GTAAGGTTAGTTACCGGTATATATAAACTGATAATTGCTATTTAATCCAACTATAATTTATTGATATTTACACATCAGTTCAATTCACAATGTTACTGTTCCTCTATGTTCTTCATCACCTCTCACCTTATATCTCCAGAAACACTCATTACCATTTAAAATCTGAAATGTCTCTctaacttaaaaaaaacttatctttTCTTACTTTCTCAACATGGGTCTTTCATTTCCCTTCTCTCATTTATCTGTATAGATCGACAACGAGATGAAAAGGGTAGAGGAGTAGTTGCGGCGGCGGCGATGGTGGCGGGTGTGAACAGATCGGCGGTGCTAAAGGAGCCACGCTTCCGGGGTGTGAGGAAGAGGCCGTGGGGGAGGTTCGCGGCGGAGATCTGGTTCTGCAGAGGAAGCGGCGCGTGCATATGACGCTGCCACCGCAGATCCCTTCTTCTACGTCGTCGGCAACCACATCGGTGTAATTCAAGACCACCATCATATCAGTAACCCGCAGAGGCCCACATCGAATGGCATGAGCAGCACCGTTGAGTCCTTCAGTGGGTCATCCAGCCTGTATCTCATGTTCCTCGAGCAAGAGGAAAGCCTGTGGAGGAGGGATTCAGATAAGCTCTTGATGGAGTGACATGGGTAATGACAGGTGCATCAGATCTTGCTCCAGCAGACGATGAGGAGAGACGCTGCTGCCAATTGGCCATAGTCTCCATACGACAGCTTCCCCCACCGTGGTTCAATCCTTCTGTTACAATTTCAAAAGAATTTGACCAAATTTGTTTTTTCAGTTTCTGGTTTAACATATAATAGCCTAAGGGTTAAAATGCAATATTATACATTCTATTCAATACCTGTAGTACAATTCTAATACCTTTACCCGGTAATAGATCTAGATCgtctatttttatatttatttatccaACGACTACTATTCAACTGCATCACGGTGGAGCAGTTTTCAACTGTCTCACCGAAGCCAACACCCATTCTTACATATATACTATTAAATCCGCTATAAAGCATTAACTGTTACCTCAAAATGTAAAATCATATATATAGAATTTCAATACTAGAAAAATCCTAATTCAGAGACAATATATATGTAACAGTAGCCCATGGAATTAAAAGGGGAGGACAACCTGTGAAGCAAGGTGGTTCGAGTTCTGGTATAGTACTAGTAGTAACACACGTGAATCCCTCATTGATCAACGCCTTGACAATTTCTTGACCTgaataaaaggaaaaacaagacaGAACTGTGACATAGAGAAAGAGCACCAGCGAAAGCAAAACAAAACTTGTCGTGAAGTTGTTGTAGTTGTGGCGGTGTACACATTTTTTGTCGTGGTATATGACTAAGACTAAGACTAGGATCAACTTTCTAAAATTAGTCTACTAGTGAACCATGATTACACACAATTAGATATTGGAATCTATGTGTATTCTTTAGTTGAGCGGTTAAGATTGATTTAATGATAAAAGGGCATAAATGTAAACATCATCCTCTTTACCAAAGCACGTACTACTCAAATTTCTCTGTTGCCAAAGCCCTTCGGAGCTCTGATGGAGAACAGAAAACGAAAATCATTGGTGAAGGCTCTGGTGAAGACTATGACAAAATGGGACTAGGAAGTGAAGGATCTAGCAAATCCATAGTCCCCTAACGACAATGTTGGCTCTATAGCGATGGTGGTTATGGCGGAGGTTGAAACAAGAGAAAGTTCATGGATTGGAGCGACTCTAGTGGTCTGGGACGTCATGGTGCAAAGGTTTTTAATGGCTGCGTTAGAGATGACATGGGTCACTCTCGGTCGAGGGTTTGTATATTGGCACAATGGTTGGACCAGGGTTTCACGGTGGTTGTTGTTGGGGGGAGGGGGATCTAATATGGTGTTGCTTTGGTTGGGAAACTTGGGTTCTAATTGATGGTTGCTGCTTGATTCAGACCATTGTGCGGTGGGAGTCCAAGATCTCAGTTTGCTCTATTTACCATTTTTTATATTCCATATTTATGAGTTGAGGACAGAGAGCTTAGATATGTATATTGTTTCTGGTTTTTTTCTTTGAGGCGAGGACAAAGAGTATAAATCGGATTGATGCATAGGTAAGGGTTTGATTAGGCAATATTGGGGAAGGATTGAGGTTCCAAGGGGATTTAGGGTTGTGGTGGGAAAAATCGGGGAGGTTGCGACGAGGGAGGAGGTTTTCTAGAGGACAcggttggaggaggaggagaaggtgtGGTGGTGGTTGGTTGGAATTGGATGGGGAGGGAATGAGATGGAGATGGTTGGGGGAGGGAAGGGAGAATGGGAGCTAAGGGTGGGGAGAACATATCTAAACTTTTAGAAACACCTATGTGTTTCGAGAAATACTCCAATTTGTGTCATTGTATGGGAACTGACTTTGTTGACCTTGTCGTGCGTCTGCTATGGTGTCGTGGCATGCTGACATGATGAATAAGTTGTCAATTGAGAtatgaaaaatcaattttttcgaATTTTAGAGGGGCGTAAAATTGATGAACATAATAAAAATAGATTTCTCCTCCACCCAAAATCACAAATTCCTAATTCTATTAAGAAATTCACCATTTTATTGCCTAAATATTCATCcaaaatctctctctctctctctctctctctctctctctctctctctctctctctctctctctctctctctctctctcataccATTTTTCTACTCCTAATTTTAAAACCCTAATTTCGTTTTTTCTTCTTGCAATTGTTAAATTAGTGTTTGATCTATGTTAAATATATCGGTGAGTTTTACGTTGGTTGTTGAGACCTAACACAACCGAAACCTCCCTTGTCCGGCTTGAGACCAACTACGCAAGTATAAGGGAAGTGGAGGAAATGGGAGAGAAGATGAAGTGTAAGTggaagttgaagaaatcacacCGACGGTGGTGGAGCCTTGGATGCTGCCACGTTGGAGTTGATAAAAGTCCACATGTATACCTTATATCTAATTTGAATTACCATATGAGTTGgtgattaataaaaaaaaagtcgTATATGCGTTATAACGTCATGAGTCATACTTCATAGTTTAAATACAAATTTGAGGACCATATATGCGAATTTTTTTAGGAAACAAATAAAATTCACATGTATATTTCATGGACTAGAAACATATTTTATCTTTAATGATGTTTATTCAAAAAATAATCTTAATAATTCTATAATTTCTTTCACTTATATTCTCAACTACAGTAATACTACATGTAAGTTGTTAAAGGGCTACCTTAAAATGCACTGAtatcaaaataaataataaaaaacagcAAAAGTAGCTCTCCTTTCCTTTGAGCCAGCAGACTTGTGAGTttcttttttcatcttttttttattaggaaaaaataaacttaaagcACACTCcactttttacttttttacaGACTTGGAAGTAGTAGCAACACAAATCCCAACACTAGTTCAGATAATCCAACGGGAGAagtacatgatgatgttggtcACACAATGTAATAGCACCACAGCAGATCCCATCCACTATTGTGATATCATCATATATGGGGATATGTGGACGGAGAGAgagtaataaaagaaaaatagagtgCAGAACAGAACACAACAGAGGAGACAAGATCATGGGATCTGCATGTTTTTATTGCAGAAGACCTGCAATTATGGATCATGCAAATCCTCTCcctccaaaataaaaacaaaaaatatacaaaaaagcAAAACCATTGGTTTCCCATCCATCAATTCTCCTGACATCTCAAAAAAGCAAGCTACACACCTTCAATTTCATTTGTAGTTTAGCCCTCAACTTGTTTTCATCTCCATTATCTTATCCAACCAAATGAATCTTTGATTACCCAATTAGCTTTTAAAATGAACACTTATTCAATttaacatcattttttttttgaaagaatctTAATATTATTACCAATATAAGAGTAAGGGTAATATGGTATGTTTATAACTTAGATGTGGAAATCATTTCACCAAACTCAATTATATGTGCGTGTTTAGATACACTTTTAACAAACATTAACGCATATTTCAATGCAAATAAAATACATTACTTACACGATTAAAATAATTTGATTGAATGAAATGACTTTCGCAACAAACGCAACATTAATACAAATATGTCATCTTTTATTCATTTACAAATGTGACTTTTTTAATTGAATATTGGCTTCACGAGTGAAAAGTGTATTCAAACAAACATTAAGTACATGTTTACATACATGGTGCATGAACACGACGAAGTTAAAATCATACGAACCAActcaaaaattaaaagaagTTGCTTCAAATTATCGTGATTTTAACTCATTATAATTTTTCACCGTGTAACCATTTCATAAAACTCTTTCCCATTGTGCCAACGCATAGACTTGAGCATGTCAGTGTCCCTTTATGCGGTTGCATTTTAAAGTGCCAAACAAACTAATTCACCTTGACTCAGACcagaaggaaaaagagaaaaagattaCAAACTTAATCAATTTGACCAAAGGTTGATTACATATTAGGGAGAAAATCTTTAATCTTTAGTTAACTACATTGCAGGTCACTTTCTTTCACAGAAGTAATAAATAAAGGAGTTTTTTTGGGTAGTGGTGGTAACGAGGCATAGCAGCTATAAGGCAATAGGAGGCAGCAGAGAGAGTGTGTGTCAAAGACAGTGAAGCAAGCAGCAGCAGTAGTATAGTATCTCTAGGGAAGGTCAGAACAGAATGCTTTACTTGCTGTGCTAAACAACCTCCCTAACGtttgttgttatttttcatGTGAGAAAGCTCTGGTTGGTTGCGTGCATTATGCTCTAATTCCGTTCCTGTTTTGTGTTCCTTGTGTTGGCCAAGGTGGAATGGAATCTCTCTGGTTTTTATAACTCTGTCCCTCTTTTTTGCCTCTTCTGAAATAACCCcccactctctttctctctctctttctcccttTAAAAAGAGAGAGAACCCACTCAGCGTGCAAATAAAAAGACTTAAAGCAAAGCTAGTTTACAACCCCATGCTATTATAGCTCCCTCTACTACACCTTTGCTTTTGGAGTCATTTTTTCTTGGTGGGGTTTCTGTTGAGCTGTGATAATATTTCTGCTTCTCAAATCTTAGTCTATTCAAAACCTTTGAAGGTTTATTGTAGTTTGTTTAGTTTCTCACCTACCTAAGGTTGAAGCTTCTGGGAAAACCTGTTTATTTTTCACAGCTTAAAGAAGTGGTGTTCCATGGATTTGAGCTGTGGTTAGACCTTGAAGGGTATGTGAACAGAACTGAGCCTTCTTCTGTAGTACTATCATTTAGTACTGTCTCTACTAACTACTAACTATTCATCTCTTGTGTGCTTTTGAAGGAGTCTCTTGTTTACACCTTTTGTTGATTCTAACAtgtggttttgttttgttcctCAGGTTTTGTTGCATTTATTTGGTGAATATCAAGAAGAGCAGAAAAGGGTGTTTTTCTTTGGAGTTTCTTTTGCAAAACTGTGTTTGTTTTGTGGTTTAAAAAGATGGATGAAAGGTCAAGGAATGAGGTTTCTCCTCAGCTGCTGGATTTGATTCCAAATGAGAGAGAGTGGCACATGAAAAAAGGTGAAGGAGGAAAGTCCTCAGAGGAGAGGAAGCTGGAGCTGAGGCTTGGTCCACCTGGTGTTGAGGACTGGTCCCTCAATGACAAAATGAAAAACACTCAAACAGATCATGAGTCTCTACTCTCTCTTGGTTACTACTCTCCCATGATGCCTCATTCAGCAAAACTAAGCTCCAACAATGGTTTCCATAGctaccaacaccaccaccaggGTAGTAAAGCTACTTCATTTCTTCATCATACATCATCACAAACCTGTGGCCCTAAGGTGGTAGAGTTGCAGCAGAACAAGGGTAGTGATAATAACAACAAAGTgttctcttctccctcttctGCAAACACAGCTGTACCCAACAGCTCTCAGAAAAGGTACTCCAGCTTTTCCATCTACGTTTTGTAACTTTAAGACAGAGGATATTCAGTTCCCAGAGTCCCACACACACTGTGTGGTCCAAGCAAGTTCTGCTGTTTCTTTCTAGTTGAAATAGATCTAAATGTTTTGAACCCTGGTTGCACTTTTTTATGCAAGGGGTTAGATATCAAGTTCTCCAATATTAATTACCTTATGCCTTTTATGAACTTGCATATCCACAAAAAGAAGGGGCAATTTTTAAGCTTTGATCCCCTGTACCATGTACTGGCTTTTTTTGTTCTGTTATCCTTCACTTGCCATGTTTTTCCATGTTTCCTTCTGAGATGTCTACATCGTATTTTTGATGCTATCTGTCATTTATTATGTTCCTTCATTATCTAGTTTTCCTTGTTGTTTGGCATTGGCATGTGAATACCTGACCCTGTCTCAGTTTCCCTTGTTCTCTCTCCTTCCTTTGATTACTTTCTTTGGTCCCTCTTGGGGAAAAGGCCACTTTTGCTTGTTGGATTTAATGAAAATGTGTACAAGTAGTCAAAATGAGAATTGGATGAGTGATTGCTGGGTTATGCTAGTTTAGCATGCTCTTTATAGGGAAATGACTTAACTACTACACTTTGAGAAAAGAGTAAAGTATTGAATAAGATATATGACATCTGAAATTAAGCTAGAAATAGGCATTGAAACATGGGTCTATGAGATGTTTATACTCTTTGTAGGGAAATGACTTAACTACACTTTGAAAAAAGAATATATTAATGAATAAGATATATGACATCTAAAATTAAGTTAAGAGATAGGGAGAGAAACATGGGTCTAATGAGATGTTTATACTCTTTGAGTGTCATAGTGCATGTGCATGTTTGGATGCACGATGTAAAACTTTGTGAAGTTAAAATCACGGTGAAAAACCACAATTATTATGATCACCACTCACTATGATTTTTTATGTGTGTTCAAACATGGACTAAATATAGCCACTTTTTATCCCCACCAAACCTTTTCTTTTTGAACTTTTAAGCCTGTTCTTGCAAGTTTCACTGTTCATTTGTCATGCCTAACTCTTTACATGACCCCACCAAACACAGAACTGCCCCTGGTCCAGTAGTGGGTTGGCCTCCAATTCGTTCATTCAGGAAGAATCTTGCTAGTAGCAGCACTTCTTCTAAGCCTCCTCCTCATGAGTCCCAGAACCAGCATGATAAAGGTGATGGTAAAAAACCTGTTAACAACTATGGTAAAGGCATGTTTGTGAAGATCAACATGGATGGTGTTCCAATTGGGAGAAAAGTGGACCTCAATGCCTATGGCAGCTATGAAAGTCTCTCCTCTGCCGTGGATGCGCTCTTTAGAGGTCTCCTTGCAGGTAATTTTTGTGACCTTTAATTCAATGATTGTGCTCATTTGGTCAATACGGTCAATTTCATCACAATTCTTTATTCTCTTTATATTTGATTTGAATGCTTGGTTTAATTTAAATGCTTGATATGATATTTTATTAATTCTGTGTTTGAATtggatttttttta
This portion of the Lotus japonicus ecotype B-129 chromosome 3, LjGifu_v1.2 genome encodes:
- the LOC130748419 gene encoding auxin-responsive protein IAA26-like, producing MDERSRNEVSPQLLDLIPNEREWHMKKGEGGKSSEERKLELRLGPPGVEDWSLNDKMKNTQTDHESLLSLGYYSPMMPHSAKLSSNNGFHSYQHHHQGSKATSFLHHTSSQTCGPKVVELQQNKGSDNNNKVFSSPSSANTAVPNSSQKRTAPGPVVGWPPIRSFRKNLASSSTSSKPPPHESQNQHDKGDGKKPVNNYGKGMFVKINMDGVPIGRKVDLNAYGSYESLSSAVDALFRGLLAAQRDASAGGVHNKPEEEKAITGLLDGSGEYTLVYEDNEGDRMLVGDVPWHMFVSTVKRLRVLKSSELSAFTSGNKQHHTT